One part of the Candidatus Saccharimonadales bacterium genome encodes these proteins:
- the gap gene encoding type I glyceraldehyde-3-phosphate dehydrogenase: MKIRVAINGFGRIGRTAFKVALERSDIEIVAVNDLTDVKTLGHLLKYDSTYGVYQHDVKASDGGLTVNGHHFKVLAEKDPANLPWGAHGVDVVIESTGLFVDPSKAKAHIDPAGAKKVVISAPAKGEGSSTIVLGVNEDAIAESKEVVSNGSCTTNCVTPVAAVMESHLGVEKAMMTTVHSYTSDQRLLDAPHKDLRRARSAAENIVPTTTGAAKAVAEALPAFKGIFDGLAIRVPTPVVSLSDFVFLTKRNTTIEEVNEIFKKASKEPYYQGILAVTDEPLVSSDLKGNSHSAIVDLGLTNVVGGNMVKVVAWYDNEWGYSNRLVELVADLGKTLHK; this comes from the coding sequence ATGAAAATTAGAGTCGCGATCAACGGATTCGGACGGATCGGGCGCACAGCTTTTAAAGTTGCATTAGAGCGCTCAGATATAGAGATTGTTGCAGTCAATGATTTAACAGATGTCAAGACTTTGGGCCATTTACTAAAATACGACAGCACATACGGGGTTTACCAGCATGACGTTAAGGCGTCGGACGGTGGCTTAACTGTGAATGGTCACCATTTTAAGGTTTTAGCCGAAAAAGACCCAGCAAACTTACCTTGGGGAGCACATGGTGTTGATGTTGTGATCGAAAGTACTGGGCTTTTTGTTGATCCATCTAAGGCTAAAGCTCATATCGATCCTGCTGGGGCTAAAAAAGTTGTTATATCGGCGCCGGCCAAGGGCGAAGGTTCGAGCACGATCGTTTTAGGCGTTAACGAGGATGCAATTGCGGAATCTAAAGAAGTTGTAAGTAACGGTAGTTGTACTACAAACTGCGTAACGCCGGTGGCCGCGGTGATGGAAAGTCATTTGGGCGTAGAAAAAGCCATGATGACAACCGTTCATAGTTATACGTCTGACCAACGCTTGCTAGATGCACCGCACAAAGATTTGCGTCGAGCTCGTTCTGCTGCCGAAAATATTGTTCCTACGACAACTGGTGCCGCCAAAGCTGTAGCCGAAGCACTACCTGCGTTTAAAGGAATCTTTGATGGGTTGGCGATTCGTGTTCCAACCCCTGTTGTAAGCTTGAGTGACTTTGTATTTTTGACAAAACGCAACACTACAATAGAGGAAGTCAACGAGATTTTTAAGAAGGCATCCAAGGAGCCTTATTACCAAGGAATTTTGGCGGTCACGGATGAGCCACTGGTTTCAAGTGATCTAAAAGGTAATAGCCACTCGGCTATTGTTGATTTAGGTCTAACGAATGTCGTTGGTGGAAATATGGTTAAGGTCGTTGCATGGTATGACAACGAATGGGGCTACAGTAACCGTTTAGTTGAGCTAGTCGCTGATTTAGGAAAGACGTTACACAAATAA
- a CDS encoding RpiB/LacA/LacB family sugar-phosphate isomerase, with protein sequence MKIYLASDHAGFQLKEKVEAHLLKAGYDVEDVGNKHLDPDDDYPQFAYAAAAKILGSEHDDAKAILICGSGQGMCIAANRVRGIRAALCWDEASARETRNDNDSNVLCVPARVLQTDEAFKMIDTWIKTPFSNAPRHARRLREIEELYG encoded by the coding sequence ATGAAGATTTACTTAGCGTCGGACCATGCTGGTTTTCAGTTGAAAGAAAAAGTTGAGGCGCATTTACTAAAAGCTGGCTATGATGTGGAAGATGTAGGCAACAAACACTTAGATCCAGATGACGATTATCCTCAGTTTGCCTATGCTGCGGCAGCTAAAATTTTAGGCAGCGAGCATGACGACGCCAAGGCGATTCTAATTTGCGGTAGTGGACAAGGTATGTGCATTGCGGCAAACCGTGTGCGTGGGATTAGAGCTGCGCTTTGTTGGGACGAAGCCAGCGCGCGCGAAACCCGCAATGACAACGACAGTAACGTTTTATGTGTACCAGCTCGTGTTTTGCAAACTGATGAAGCTTTTAAAATGATTGATACTTGGATTAAAACCCCATTCTCAAATGCACCACGGCATGCGCGACGGCTGCGTGAAATCGAGGAGCTTTACGGATGA